From a single Shewanella denitrificans OS217 genomic region:
- the ggt gene encoding gamma-glutamyltransferase, with translation MSLFPHIKPTLLTLSLTIGLGLPALSVATVSANDVSIYSQMATAQPVWAKHGMVASQEALASRIGVEILKQGGNAIDAAVAVGFALAVTLPRAGNIGGGGFMLVHLAKENKTIAIDYRETAPSKAHKDIFLDEQGNAVDKLSREHGLAVGVPGTVMGMELALNKYGTLPLEKVIAPAIALARDGFSVTSDLADSLAGVKPRIAQWPSSAKIFYKADGSNLAFNDILKQPELAHSLSLIAKQGSKGFYQGETAQKIVAAVKDAGGVMTLEDLANYKVVEREPVRGQYRGYEVVSMPAPSSGGIHIIEMLNVLEHFPIDKFGHNTAQTIHVMAEAMKYAYADRSEYLGDPDFVIVPTAALLSRDYAASIAKKIAINKATPSSEIKPGLLTPYESTQTTHYSVVDKFGNAVSNTYTLNFSYGSGLVAEGTGILLNNEMDDFSVKPGSPNGYGLIGGDANAVEGNKRPLSSMSPTIVMKDGKPFIVTGSPGGSRIINITLQVIMNVIDHQLNIAEASAAPRVHHQWQPDYLWVERSLNADTISLLKTKGHNVKVQQSIGSTQSIVVRDNGIMGASDPRRAGSEAVGY, from the coding sequence GTGTCATTATTCCCTCATATTAAACCCACATTACTCACCTTAAGCTTAACAATAGGCTTAGGTCTCCCAGCCTTAAGTGTTGCCACGGTATCAGCTAACGATGTCTCCATCTACAGCCAGATGGCCACCGCTCAGCCAGTATGGGCGAAACACGGCATGGTGGCGAGCCAAGAAGCACTGGCAAGTCGCATCGGTGTTGAAATCCTCAAACAAGGCGGTAATGCGATTGATGCCGCCGTGGCGGTAGGGTTTGCCTTAGCCGTGACCTTGCCTCGCGCCGGTAATATTGGCGGTGGCGGCTTTATGTTGGTGCACCTTGCCAAAGAAAACAAAACCATCGCCATAGATTACCGTGAAACGGCCCCAAGCAAAGCCCATAAAGATATCTTCTTGGACGAGCAAGGCAATGCCGTAGATAAGCTCAGCCGCGAGCATGGCCTAGCGGTTGGTGTTCCAGGTACTGTGATGGGCATGGAGCTTGCGCTTAATAAATACGGCACCCTGCCCCTTGAGAAAGTCATCGCCCCCGCCATTGCCTTGGCCCGTGACGGATTCTCTGTGACTTCAGATCTTGCTGATTCTCTTGCTGGGGTAAAGCCCCGCATTGCCCAGTGGCCAAGTTCAGCCAAGATTTTTTACAAGGCCGATGGCAGTAATTTAGCGTTTAACGACATTCTAAAGCAGCCTGAGCTTGCCCATTCATTAAGCTTGATTGCCAAGCAAGGCAGTAAAGGTTTTTATCAAGGGGAAACGGCGCAAAAAATTGTCGCTGCGGTGAAAGATGCCGGCGGCGTGATGACTCTTGAAGATTTAGCCAATTACAAAGTGGTGGAGCGTGAGCCCGTGCGCGGTCAATATCGCGGCTATGAAGTGGTGTCTATGCCCGCGCCGTCATCTGGCGGTATTCACATCATTGAGATGCTCAATGTGCTTGAGCACTTCCCTATCGATAAATTTGGTCATAATACCGCCCAGACAATCCATGTGATGGCCGAGGCCATGAAATACGCCTACGCGGACAGAAGCGAGTATTTAGGTGACCCAGATTTTGTGATCGTGCCCACAGCGGCCCTGTTAAGTCGTGACTATGCCGCCAGTATCGCAAAGAAAATTGCCATCAATAAGGCCACTCCAAGCAGCGAAATCAAGCCTGGACTATTAACGCCCTATGAGAGCACCCAAACCACACATTATTCTGTGGTGGATAAATTTGGCAACGCGGTATCAAACACTTATACCCTTAACTTCAGCTACGGCTCAGGCTTAGTTGCAGAAGGCACTGGGATTTTACTCAATAATGAAATGGATGATTTCTCGGTAAAACCCGGTTCTCCTAACGGTTACGGCTTAATTGGCGGCGATGCCAATGCGGTAGAAGGCAATAAGCGGCCATTAAGCTCCATGAGCCCCACTATCGTGATGAAAGATGGCAAACCTTTTATTGTTACCGGTAGCCCTGGCGGTTCGCGCATCATCAATATTACCTTGCAAGTCATTATGAACGTCATTGACCACCAGCTTAATATCGCCGAAGCGAGCGCCGCACCAAGGGTGCACCACCAATGGCAGCCCGACTACTTATGGGTAGAACGTAGCTTAAACGCCGACACTATCTCACTCTTAAAAACTAAGGGCCATAACGTAAAAGTGCAGCAGTCCATCGGCAGCACTCAATCCATTGTGGTGCGTGACAATGGCATTATGGGCGCCTCAGATCCACGGCGCGCCGGCTCCGAAGCTGTGGGTTACTAA
- a CDS encoding aminotransferase class I/II-fold pyridoxal phosphate-dependent enzyme, whose protein sequence is MSHPLMDKMRQQMQGLEQQGLLRQRRLANTNDVIDFSHNDYLGLASSGAQANALYEGALRYGVGSKASPLVSGYSQAHIELEQSLCQYTGHEAAMLFCSGFSANSALMSALFNQDDVVIADKYVHASIITGVQSSKAKLARFIHNDLVSAQALIARYPHSAIVTESIFSMDGDIAPIDALSTLAKAQGSLLVVDDAHGFGVLPQGFISAAKVDIQIVTFGKALGCQGAAILASKTVIDFLVANSRHYIYSTALSPACAHLALNAVNLCQQADVSAKLMANISLFRAQAKAQDINLSEMAGSEAAESGMNSPEPVNRPERINSPEPVNSLEPDVINSPIQPIIIGDNERTMAIASNLADKGFMVGAIRSPTVPFGQARLRITLSALHSSEQIISLVNALKRALEDTP, encoded by the coding sequence ATGAGCCATCCTCTGATGGATAAAATGCGCCAGCAGATGCAAGGCCTTGAACAGCAAGGCCTGTTGCGTCAGCGCAGGCTTGCTAATACCAATGATGTTATCGATTTTAGCCATAATGACTACCTTGGGCTGGCATCGAGTGGTGCACAAGCCAATGCCCTCTATGAAGGCGCGCTGCGTTATGGGGTTGGCAGCAAGGCATCGCCATTAGTGAGTGGCTATTCTCAAGCCCATATTGAACTTGAACAAAGCTTGTGCCAGTACACAGGTCATGAAGCGGCGATGTTGTTTTGTTCGGGCTTTAGCGCCAACAGCGCCTTAATGAGCGCCTTATTCAACCAAGATGACGTGGTTATCGCCGATAAATACGTCCATGCCTCCATTATTACTGGCGTTCAATCAAGCAAAGCGAAACTGGCCCGTTTTATTCACAACGATTTGGTGAGTGCACAAGCCCTGATAGCCCGCTACCCCCATTCAGCCATAGTCACAGAAAGTATTTTCAGTATGGACGGTGATATCGCCCCCATCGATGCGTTATCGACCCTTGCTAAGGCACAGGGAAGCTTGCTTGTTGTGGATGATGCCCACGGCTTTGGGGTATTGCCCCAAGGCTTTATCAGTGCAGCTAAGGTGGATATTCAAATTGTGACCTTTGGCAAAGCACTAGGCTGCCAAGGCGCGGCTATCCTTGCATCGAAAACCGTGATTGACTTTTTAGTGGCCAATTCGCGGCATTATATTTATTCCACCGCCTTATCACCTGCTTGTGCTCATCTTGCCTTAAATGCGGTTAACTTGTGCCAACAAGCGGATGTAAGCGCTAAGCTAATGGCCAATATTTCACTGTTTCGAGCACAAGCCAAGGCGCAGGACATAAACCTAAGTGAGATGGCAGGCTCTGAAGCCGCTGAAAGTGGAATGAACAGCCCTGAGCCAGTAAATCGTCCTGAGCGAATCAACAGCCCTGAGCCAGTAAACAGCCTTGAGCCCGATGTAATAAATAGCCCCATTCAGCCCATCATAATTGGTGATAATGAGCGCACTATGGCCATCGCTAGTAACTTAGCCGATAAGGGTTTTATGGTAGGGGCTATTCGCTCGCCTACAGTGCCTTTTGGTCAAGCCAGGCTTAGGATCACCCTAAGCGCACTGCACAGCAGCGAGCAAATCATCTCATTGGTTAACGCCCTAAAGCGCGCCTTAGAGGATACGCCGTGA
- the bioB gene encoding biotin synthase BioB, which produces MSLFEVRHDWKKAEIEALFALPMNDLLFKAHTIHRESFDPNEVQISRLLSIKTGACPEDCKYCPQSARYDTGLEKERLLEIEKVLTEAKSAKAAGASRFCMGAAWRNPRDRDMPYLTQMVKDVKALGLETCMTLGMLSTEQSQKLAGAGLDYYNHNLDTSPEYYGDVITTRTYQSRLDTLSNVRASGMKVCSGGIVGMGEKASDRAGLLQQLANLEQHPDSVPINMLVKVAGTPFEKIDDLDPLEFVRTIAVARIIMPKSRVRLSAGREKMSDELQSMCFFAGANSIFYGCKLLTTANPEENDDMSLFKRLGLRPEQGPAAPVAQVATNLDQEQALIAKASALNEKATQQFYDAGAL; this is translated from the coding sequence ATGTCGTTGTTTGAAGTCCGCCATGATTGGAAAAAAGCTGAAATCGAAGCCTTATTTGCTTTGCCTATGAACGATTTGTTGTTTAAGGCGCACACCATTCATCGTGAAAGCTTCGATCCAAACGAAGTGCAGATCAGTCGTTTATTGTCTATTAAGACCGGCGCCTGCCCAGAAGATTGCAAGTACTGCCCTCAAAGTGCTCGCTATGATACGGGTCTTGAGAAAGAGCGTTTATTAGAAATTGAAAAAGTACTTACCGAAGCAAAAAGCGCCAAAGCGGCGGGTGCTTCACGTTTCTGTATGGGCGCCGCTTGGCGAAACCCTCGTGATAGAGACATGCCATATTTGACTCAAATGGTTAAAGATGTCAAAGCCTTAGGGCTAGAGACTTGCATGACCTTAGGCATGTTATCCACCGAACAATCACAAAAGCTTGCGGGTGCTGGGCTTGATTACTACAACCACAATTTAGATACCTCACCAGAGTATTATGGTGACGTTATCACTACCCGTACCTACCAGAGCCGTTTAGATACTTTATCTAATGTGCGCGCCTCTGGCATGAAAGTCTGCTCTGGCGGCATTGTTGGCATGGGCGAGAAGGCAAGCGACAGGGCCGGGTTACTGCAGCAGCTCGCCAATCTTGAACAGCACCCAGATTCAGTGCCCATTAACATGCTGGTCAAAGTGGCGGGGACGCCGTTTGAGAAAATTGATGACTTAGATCCGCTAGAATTTGTGCGCACTATCGCAGTGGCGCGGATCATCATGCCAAAATCCCGGGTACGCTTATCGGCGGGCCGTGAGAAGATGAGCGATGAGCTGCAGTCCATGTGTTTCTTTGCCGGCGCGAATTCGATTTTCTACGGTTGCAAACTATTGACCACAGCGAATCCTGAAGAAAATGATGATATGAGCCTGTTTAAGCGCTTAGGTCTGCGCCCAGAGCAAGGTCCTGCAGCCCCTGTCGCTCAAGTGGCGACCAATCTTGATCAAGAACAAGCTTTAATTGCAAAAGCCAGTGCCTTAAATGAGAAAGCGACTCAGCAGTTTTATGATGCGGGCGCGCTCTAA
- the bioD gene encoding dethiobiotin synthase — protein MVFFVTGTDTDSGKTLVSATLLSLARGQKTGVKPLASGCMQTANGLRNSDALQLMAHSNMGLSYQRVNPIAFEAAIAPHIAAKRAGFSLTLDAIDAAMPWTQLYTADFALIEGAGGWRLPLGDGHYLSELVQRWNTRLQERHRQLGVILVVGMKLGCLNHALLTQEAIVNDGLTIVGWVANQVDKDMACIEDNLDSLKQMMLGEFLGYVPFLPEPSPQAAGNYISVECLIS, from the coding sequence ATGGTATTTTTCGTAACAGGCACAGACACAGACAGCGGTAAAACCTTAGTGTCAGCCACATTGTTATCCTTGGCACGTGGCCAGAAAACCGGGGTTAAACCCCTAGCCTCTGGGTGCATGCAAACAGCTAACGGCCTTAGAAACTCTGATGCACTACAGTTAATGGCTCATTCAAACATGGGGCTGAGTTACCAGAGGGTGAATCCCATCGCTTTTGAGGCTGCGATTGCGCCCCATATCGCGGCAAAACGCGCTGGCTTTAGCCTCACTCTTGATGCAATAGATGCGGCTATGCCTTGGACACAGCTTTATACTGCTGATTTCGCCTTGATTGAAGGGGCGGGAGGCTGGCGTTTACCCTTGGGAGACGGGCATTATTTGTCTGAGCTTGTACAGCGTTGGAATACGAGGTTGCAAGAGAGACACCGCCAGTTAGGGGTTATTCTTGTTGTGGGCATGAAGCTAGGTTGTTTGAATCATGCCTTACTGACCCAAGAGGCTATTGTTAATGACGGTCTTACCATTGTCGGCTGGGTGGCGAATCAAGTGGACAAAGACATGGCTTGTATTGAAGACAATCTCGACAGCCTGAAGCAGATGATGTTGGGTGAGTTTTTAGGTTATGTGCCATTTCTCCCTGAACCTAGCCCGCAGGCGGCCGGTAATTATATCAGTGTGGAATGTTTAATCAGTTAA
- a CDS encoding GntR family transcriptional regulator, giving the protein MTLHSQAPVTAADKTFILLRDDIVEGRILAGAKLSETELSTKYGVSRAVIREAINRLESCHIVERKANVGARVVALTPEGLAQLYEVRESLEGMAARLAAKNMTPDEISELSALLTRHFDEVKGGESYYQEAGDVDFHYRIILGSKNKHLIALLFDGIYHLVRMYRVQLGMAGPRVTTAFDEHKHIVQAISNRDEELAEILMRRHIMYSKHNIETKLA; this is encoded by the coding sequence ATGACACTCCATTCACAAGCACCGGTCACGGCAGCGGACAAAACCTTTATTCTTCTTCGAGACGATATCGTCGAAGGGCGTATTCTGGCGGGCGCTAAGCTTAGCGAGACTGAGTTGTCGACAAAATACGGTGTCAGTCGCGCCGTTATCCGTGAAGCCATTAATCGTTTAGAGTCGTGCCACATCGTTGAGCGTAAAGCTAATGTGGGCGCCAGGGTCGTGGCCTTAACCCCAGAAGGGTTAGCGCAACTCTATGAAGTGCGTGAATCCTTAGAGGGCATGGCGGCTCGTCTTGCGGCTAAAAACATGACTCCAGATGAAATTAGCGAATTAAGCGCTTTATTAACTCGCCATTTTGATGAAGTCAAAGGCGGCGAGTCTTATTACCAAGAAGCGGGAGACGTGGACTTTCATTATCGCATTATCTTGGGCAGTAAGAATAAACACCTTATCGCACTGCTGTTTGATGGCATTTATCACTTAGTGCGCATGTACCGGGTGCAACTGGGCATGGCGGGCCCGCGAGTCACTACAGCATTCGATGAGCATAAGCATATAGTGCAGGCCATCAGTAACCGCGATGAAGAATTAGCCGAAATTTTGATGCGTCGGCACATAATGTATTCGAAACACAATATTGAAACCAAGCTTGCATAA
- the bioA gene encoding adenosylmethionine--8-amino-7-oxononanoate transaminase, protein MNNSKASDLKLDLAFDSTHIWHPYTSMASPLPVQAVVSGQGCELTLADGTVLIDGTSSWWACVHGYGHPEILAAMEQQLHTLSHVMFGGITHKPAIDVAKLLIEMTSPALSKVFLADSGSIAVEVAIKMALQYWQGRNNKDKQCILTVKSGYHGDTFAAMSVCDPDGGMHTMFGANVTSQLFMPAPRLGFDAPFSLEDEQALRAQFEQHHAQVAAVIIEPIMQGAGGMRFYSPAYLRALRKLCTQFDVLLILDEIATGFGRTGKLFAYEHANIQADILCLGKALTGGYISLAATLCTDEVAQGISDSPAGVFMHGPTFMGNPLACAAAAASLTLIKQNHWPKQVAAIEAQLKLELAGAIEFAQVKDVRVLGAVGVIEMNHQVNTAKLQQSFVDLGVWVRPFSNLIYIMPPYSISSAQLSQLTQAMKQVAASISNENNQSENEPSFISHG, encoded by the coding sequence ATGAACAACTCTAAAGCCAGTGATCTCAAACTCGACCTTGCCTTCGACAGCACCCATATCTGGCACCCTTATACTTCGATGGCCTCTCCCCTGCCGGTTCAAGCCGTGGTCAGTGGTCAAGGCTGCGAGCTAACCTTAGCAGATGGCACTGTGCTCATCGATGGCACTAGCTCTTGGTGGGCCTGCGTGCATGGCTATGGTCACCCCGAAATTCTCGCGGCCATGGAGCAGCAATTGCATACTCTCAGTCATGTGATGTTTGGCGGTATCACTCATAAGCCGGCTATCGATGTCGCCAAGCTGCTGATTGAAATGACAAGCCCAGCCCTAAGTAAGGTATTTCTCGCCGATTCTGGATCCATTGCCGTGGAAGTTGCCATAAAGATGGCGCTGCAATATTGGCAAGGGCGAAATAATAAAGACAAACAGTGCATTTTGACGGTGAAATCCGGCTACCACGGTGATACCTTCGCCGCCATGAGTGTCTGCGATCCCGACGGTGGCATGCATACCATGTTTGGCGCCAATGTCACCAGCCAGCTGTTTATGCCGGCGCCAAGATTGGGTTTTGATGCCCCCTTTAGCCTTGAGGATGAACAAGCCTTAAGGGCGCAGTTTGAGCAACACCACGCCCAAGTCGCTGCCGTGATCATTGAGCCGATAATGCAAGGGGCTGGCGGCATGCGCTTCTATTCCCCTGCCTACTTAAGGGCGCTGCGTAAACTATGCACTCAATTCGATGTGTTACTGATTTTAGATGAAATTGCCACAGGGTTTGGCCGTACCGGTAAGTTATTTGCCTATGAGCATGCCAATATTCAAGCCGATATTCTCTGTCTAGGTAAAGCCTTAACCGGGGGGTATATTAGCCTTGCAGCGACCCTATGCACGGATGAGGTCGCCCAAGGGATCAGTGACTCACCTGCTGGGGTATTTATGCACGGCCCCACCTTTATGGGTAATCCTCTGGCCTGCGCCGCGGCGGCGGCAAGCTTAACACTTATCAAGCAAAACCACTGGCCCAAGCAAGTCGCCGCCATTGAAGCCCAGCTCAAACTCGAGCTTGCCGGTGCCATCGAATTTGCACAAGTCAAAGACGTACGAGTATTAGGTGCCGTTGGGGTGATAGAAATGAATCATCAAGTCAATACCGCCAAGCTGCAACAGTCTTTCGTGGACTTAGGCGTCTGGGTGCGCCCCTTCAGTAACCTGATTTACATCATGCCGCCCTACAGCATCAGTTCAGCGCAATTAAGCCAATTGACCCAGGCTATGAAACAAGTGGCTGCCAGTATTAGCAACGAGAATAACCAGAGTGAAAACGAGCCAAGCTTTATCAGCCATGGTTAA
- a CDS encoding sensor domain-containing diguanylate cyclase, with product MNLRKFFLIYAMSLLGLLLAFFLAYRALVVIPKMDKQQLIWQQREVGLVQQAFISEFSQLKTINYDYSVWDESYHFLETFNQGFIDSNFLPDTYTSLKIDASYFFDPKGQLIWGKAMNWQTQAELDFPQVIIGAPKIAAKLMDNNTAEGSVSGVLKSVEGVVLFSVTRVRKSDKSGDNIGFMMFLRILRPEALARLSALTGMKIEHQLFLETTLAAEDLLNLQALTELKTERKYFLGDVDNSPVLLLTLGHSEDATEFARVFFFDMASLITVLALLIFPLSLLLLVNHFLVKPIEFHTRETRRMLSNEELYCIKSSCKINELHDLQNGFNQLVETINRQQKILSIQASEDVLTKVANRRAFEQFYDVSWRAMLRQKTPLALLLCDIDHFKSYNDHYGHAAGDKVITAVAGALKTRFGRATDLVARYGGEEFAIVLTHISLDECELNAQAAIQQINALDIAHGFSPVSEKVTISIGMTIIDPNQTDLDDIDPLSLFLQTDRALYKAKKLGRNRYLVREFEAESLSPQDEFLARM from the coding sequence ATGAATTTACGTAAATTCTTTTTAATTTATGCCATGAGTCTACTTGGGCTGTTGCTGGCATTTTTTTTGGCTTACCGCGCATTAGTCGTTATCCCAAAGATGGACAAGCAACAACTCATTTGGCAACAAAGAGAAGTGGGTCTAGTTCAGCAAGCCTTTATTAGTGAGTTTTCGCAGCTAAAGACGATAAACTATGACTACAGTGTTTGGGATGAGAGCTATCATTTTTTAGAGACGTTTAATCAAGGCTTTATAGACAGTAATTTTTTGCCCGATACCTACACTTCACTTAAAATCGATGCCAGCTATTTTTTTGACCCAAAGGGGCAACTTATTTGGGGAAAAGCCATGAATTGGCAGACACAAGCTGAGCTTGATTTCCCACAGGTGATTATAGGTGCCCCTAAGATTGCGGCTAAGTTGATGGATAATAACACTGCAGAGGGGAGCGTATCAGGTGTACTGAAAAGCGTGGAAGGGGTGGTGCTGTTCAGCGTCACTCGAGTGCGAAAATCTGATAAATCCGGTGATAATATCGGCTTTATGATGTTCTTAAGGATCTTAAGGCCCGAAGCCTTAGCGCGATTAAGCGCTTTAACAGGGATGAAAATTGAGCATCAACTATTTTTAGAAACCACTCTGGCAGCAGAAGATTTACTCAATTTACAAGCCTTGACTGAACTCAAGACAGAGCGAAAGTATTTCTTGGGGGACGTGGACAATTCACCAGTACTGCTGTTAACCCTAGGTCACAGTGAAGATGCCACTGAATTTGCTCGAGTATTCTTCTTCGATATGGCAAGCCTTATCACAGTGTTAGCCCTGTTGATTTTTCCCTTAAGTTTACTGCTGTTAGTCAATCACTTCTTGGTTAAACCTATAGAATTTCATACCCGTGAGACTCGACGTATGTTGTCCAATGAAGAACTCTATTGCATTAAATCAAGCTGTAAAATCAATGAACTGCACGATTTACAAAATGGCTTTAATCAGTTGGTTGAAACCATAAACCGACAACAAAAAATTCTTTCGATACAAGCATCAGAAGATGTGCTTACAAAAGTGGCTAACCGGCGTGCTTTTGAGCAGTTTTATGATGTCAGTTGGCGGGCTATGCTGCGTCAGAAAACCCCCTTGGCACTCTTGTTATGTGATATCGATCATTTTAAGTCTTATAACGACCATTATGGCCATGCTGCAGGCGACAAGGTAATAACTGCCGTAGCCGGTGCGTTAAAAACCCGTTTTGGCCGAGCAACGGATCTGGTTGCGCGCTACGGTGGGGAAGAGTTTGCTATCGTACTTACCCATATCAGCCTAGATGAATGTGAGCTTAATGCTCAAGCGGCCATACAGCAGATCAATGCCTTAGACATAGCTCATGGTTTTTCCCCTGTCAGTGAAAAAGTGACCATAAGTATTGGCATGACCATCATAGATCCTAACCAAACTGACCTAGATGACATTGATCCATTGTCGCTTTTTCTGCAGACAGATAGGGCGTTATACAAAGCGAAAAAATTGGGCCGTAATCGCTATCTAGTACGAGAGTTTGAAGCCGAATCCTTAAGCCCTCAAGATGAATTTCTCGCCAGAATGTAA
- a CDS encoding methyltransferase domain-containing protein: MVDSVAHLQADVEANSNSQACSEALPHIERFSKAAKQYKRHDVLQRLTAARLQKNANLSGCLLDVGAGPGTCFAAFSGIKQVTALDIAQGMLDTLSLRFKDYRTVCCDVQQIKLDDEVVDTIYSNLALQWCTDLPRAAAELARVSVRGAECHLSIVAAGSLPELKTLGFRTNSFMNLAEMIDAFLGINQTENAQVNQAQPRGLPQKTWQLLDASLEHTQVYFNDLRSMLYSIKGVGASAQSQSVIHAQPKTAKASALALSSTQLMSKSQWQHRRKLAETMRTEQGLPLTYQIAYLRLKLA; the protein is encoded by the coding sequence ATGGTTGATTCAGTAGCTCATTTACAAGCAGATGTAGAAGCTAACTCTAATTCACAAGCCTGTTCAGAGGCTTTGCCCCATATTGAGCGTTTTTCAAAGGCCGCTAAGCAATATAAGCGGCACGATGTGTTGCAGCGATTAACCGCAGCTCGCTTGCAAAAAAACGCGAATTTATCTGGCTGTTTGTTGGATGTGGGCGCGGGCCCTGGGACCTGCTTTGCGGCATTTAGCGGTATCAAACAAGTCACTGCCTTGGATATCGCCCAAGGCATGCTAGATACCTTGAGTCTTAGGTTTAAGGACTATCGCACTGTGTGCTGCGATGTGCAGCAAATAAAACTTGATGATGAGGTTGTTGACACCATTTATTCAAACTTAGCATTGCAGTGGTGCACGGATTTGCCTAGGGCGGCGGCTGAGCTGGCTCGTGTATCGGTTCGCGGCGCCGAATGTCACCTGAGCATAGTGGCGGCAGGCAGTTTGCCAGAACTTAAGACGTTAGGTTTTAGAACAAATAGCTTCATGAACTTAGCTGAAATGATTGACGCTTTTCTTGGCATTAATCAAACAGAAAACGCTCAAGTTAATCAAGCCCAACCCCGTGGTTTACCTCAAAAGACTTGGCAGCTGTTGGATGCAAGCCTTGAACACACGCAAGTCTATTTCAATGATTTACGCAGCATGCTGTATTCCATTAAAGGGGTAGGTGCATCGGCCCAAAGTCAATCTGTGATTCACGCACAACCAAAGACAGCTAAAGCATCGGCATTGGCGTTAAGCTCCACACAGCTTATGTCTAAAAGCCAATGGCAGCATAGGCGTAAACTTGCTGAAACCATGCGCACGGAACAAGGCTTACCTCTGACTTACCAGATTGCCTACCTTAGGCTTAAGCTAGCCTAG
- a CDS encoding GNAT family N-acetyltransferase gives MSLQISLVNNISQIGSQAWHALFGSEHPFTRYEYLLALESSGACSAQTGWQPRHLIVIEKAAVTENPHSAAAKTDNILALMPLYEKHHSYGEYVFDWAWAEAYERHGLAYYPKLLCAVPFTPVTGTRLAMDSRLDVGQQDAVWTAVVDFLQQQIMTQGYSSWHYLFTNATQSAVLAQAHLTPPSQSQSNQAQRNQTQALQPQANSQASAIKGQPIARLGTQFHWFNRGYRQFDDFLQVMTSRKRKNIQKERAAISKFELSFEFIHGDNITSSQWRSFSLCYQQTYLKRSGHTGYLNSEFFQAIGTSMADAIRLLRVSDKAGKDIAYALYFASDSRLYGRYWGAFEDIPGLHFEACYYQGIEYAIAQGLSCFDAGAQGEHKVLRGFEPIETHSFHAIAHEGFKGAIEDFCQQERRNMQIYMAEQAKNLPYKNSQ, from the coding sequence ATGAGTTTACAGATAAGTTTAGTCAATAATATTAGCCAAATAGGGTCCCAAGCATGGCACGCCTTGTTCGGCAGCGAACATCCCTTCACCCGTTATGAATATCTGCTTGCCTTAGAAAGTAGCGGCGCCTGCTCAGCACAAACAGGCTGGCAACCTAGACACTTGATTGTGATAGAAAAGGCTGCTGTTACAGAAAATCCCCACAGCGCCGCAGCCAAAACAGACAACATCCTTGCCTTGATGCCGCTTTATGAGAAACATCATTCCTATGGCGAATATGTTTTCGACTGGGCCTGGGCTGAAGCCTATGAGCGCCACGGGCTGGCCTATTATCCTAAACTGCTGTGCGCCGTGCCTTTTACCCCAGTGACAGGCACTCGGCTTGCCATGGACTCGCGCCTCGATGTTGGACAGCAAGATGCTGTGTGGACGGCGGTGGTTGATTTTTTACAGCAGCAGATCATGACCCAAGGTTACTCTTCATGGCACTACCTATTTACCAATGCCACTCAGAGCGCGGTATTGGCGCAAGCTCACCTGACACCGCCTAGTCAGTCACAATCTAATCAAGCACAGCGCAACCAAACACAAGCACTCCAGCCACAGGCTAACAGCCAGGCCTCAGCAATAAAGGGGCAACCCATAGCGCGGCTCGGGACTCAGTTTCATTGGTTTAATCGGGGATATCGCCAGTTTGATGATTTTCTGCAGGTGATGACCTCGCGAAAGCGCAAAAACATTCAAAAAGAGCGCGCCGCCATTAGCAAGTTCGAATTGTCATTTGAGTTTATCCATGGCGACAACATCACTTCTAGCCAATGGCGCAGTTTTAGCTTGTGTTACCAACAGACGTACTTAAAACGCTCTGGCCATACAGGTTACTTAAATAGTGAATTTTTTCAGGCAATTGGCACTTCCATGGCCGATGCCATTAGGTTACTTAGGGTGAGCGATAAGGCTGGGAAGGATATCGCCTACGCCCTGTATTTTGCCTCCGACAGCCGGCTTTACGGCCGCTATTGGGGAGCATTTGAGGATATTCCAGGGCTGCATTTTGAGGCCTGTTATTACCAAGGGATCGAGTATGCCATTGCCCAAGGCTTAAGCTGCTTCGATGCGGGAGCCCAAGGGGAGCATAAAGTGCTACGCGGGTTTGAGCCCATAGAGACTCACTCTTTTCACGCCATAGCTCACGAAGGTTTTAAAGGCGCCATCGAGGATTTTTGCCAGCAAGAAAGGCGCAATATGCAGATTTACATGGCGGAGCAAGCAAAGAACTTGCCCTATAAAAACAGCCAATAG